A stretch of Choristoneura fumiferana chromosome 29, NRCan_CFum_1, whole genome shotgun sequence DNA encodes these proteins:
- the LOC141444097 gene encoding uncharacterized protein — protein sequence MGEKVQKVIQGLQLPVGQGVCDAESWNRFRQSFEIYLTAAGLEDEKEERKIAIFLSCVGDDVLDVYNGLEKIKSWKELETKLDEHFGTKTNTVINSYKFFNMRQQPDESVEHFVAKLKIAAKLCKFEDEKRLVRDMIVIGICDMSVKERLLRETDLDLENAIKICKAAEESRKQVKEFEANEKEHVSFIKQGRSKENRKTSKVIKCDKCGKEHELRSCPAFGRKCLLCSRYNHFAVMCRLKNRMETKATGKENYKKRINVVQQNDSDSSSEDYVVDTANKCSQY from the exons ATGGGAGAAAAGGTTCAAAAAGTTATCCAAGGGTTACAGCTCCCTGTTGGCCAAGGTGTGTGTGATGCAGAATCTTGGAATAGGTTTAGGCAGAGCTTCGAGATTTATCTAACAGCTGCTGGCCTAGAGGATGaaaaagaagagagaaaaattgcAATATTTCTGTCCTGTGTGGGAGATGACGTTTTAGACGTGTACAATGGCCTTGAGAAGATCAAATCATGGAAAGAGTTGGAAACAAAACTTGATGAACACTTTGGAACTAAAACCAATACGGTTATTAACAGCTATAAATTCTTTAACATGAGACAACAACCTGACGAATCAGTAGAACATTTTGTAGCCAAGTTAAAAATAGCAGCAAAGTTATGCAAGTTCGAAGATGAAAAGAGGTTGGTAAGAGACATGATAGTGATAGGAATATGTGACATGAGTGTCAAAGAAAGGCTGCTTAGAGAAACTGATTTAGACTTGGAGAATGCAATAAAGATATGTAAGGCTGCGGAAGAAAGTAGGAAGCAGGTCAAGGAGTTTGAAGCCAACGAGAAGGAACATGTTAGCTTTATAAAGCAAGGAAGATCCAAGGAAAATAGAAAAACATCCAAAGTAATTAAGTGTGACAAATGTGGAAAAGAACATGAGTTAAGAAGTTGTCCAGCATTTGGCCGAAAATGTTTACTTTGCAGTCGGTACAATCATTTTGCAGTGATGTGTCGGTTGAAGAACAGAATGGAAACCAAAGCTACAGGGAAGGAAAATTACAAGAAAAGAATAAATGTGGTTCAACAAAACGATAGTGACAGTAGTTCTGAAGATTATGTAGTGGACACT GCAAACAAGTGTTCACAGTATTAG